In a genomic window of Persicobacter psychrovividus:
- a CDS encoding family 43 glycosylhydrolase, with translation MKRSILLFVTCLISAAAWAQNPLVTHMFTADPTARVFDGKLYVYPSHDVVPPKGFDAPRFCMPDYHIFSLENGATWKDHGRVLDQNEVPWGEKNGYGMWAPDCVKKGDKYYYFFPSKPKDGSSFRRIGVGVSDSPTGPFKWEKNYIKGVNGIDPGVLIDENDAYLYFGGGHELMVCKLKDNMVEVDSTPIKVEGLPGGYKEAAFPLKHNGLYYLTFAHVFADEGYTIGYATADNPFGPFQYRGKIMDNINTGTNHHSIVNYKGDWILFYHYWDLSGFNKLRSMRADYMTFKEDGTIKKVVPTLRGIGTPTLGDTIQVDRHNGIHHAKVEMVSGNEPAGWMVTETKMMSHVRFNRVDFGTGKANKMSARIACGQRVGNFEIRLGHPKGELIADFSVEHTGGWNQWMTLNTPMKPVKGVHDIVVVFKGEWGSDKVVNLNWLLMSDDPNFEQL, from the coding sequence ATGAAAAGATCAATTTTACTTTTTGTTACATGCTTAATTTCAGCGGCAGCATGGGCGCAGAACCCATTGGTGACGCACATGTTTACGGCAGATCCAACAGCAAGGGTCTTTGATGGTAAGCTTTATGTTTACCCTTCTCATGATGTAGTGCCACCCAAGGGTTTTGATGCGCCAAGGTTTTGTATGCCTGACTATCATATTTTTTCTTTAGAGAATGGAGCCACTTGGAAAGATCATGGGCGTGTTTTAGATCAAAATGAGGTGCCATGGGGAGAGAAAAATGGATATGGCATGTGGGCACCAGATTGTGTTAAAAAAGGAGATAAGTATTATTATTTCTTTCCTTCAAAACCCAAAGATGGTTCATCATTTCGTCGTATCGGTGTAGGGGTGTCTGACTCACCAACAGGTCCATTTAAGTGGGAAAAAAACTATATAAAAGGGGTTAATGGAATTGACCCAGGTGTCTTGATTGATGAAAATGATGCCTATTTATATTTTGGGGGTGGCCATGAGTTGATGGTCTGTAAGTTAAAGGACAATATGGTTGAGGTTGACTCAACTCCTATCAAGGTGGAAGGGCTGCCCGGGGGGTATAAAGAGGCAGCCTTCCCCTTGAAACACAATGGGCTGTATTATTTGACCTTTGCTCATGTATTTGCTGATGAGGGGTACACCATTGGTTACGCAACAGCGGATAATCCTTTTGGTCCATTTCAATACCGAGGTAAAATCATGGATAATATCAATACCGGAACGAATCACCATTCCATTGTAAATTATAAGGGGGATTGGATTTTATTCTATCATTATTGGGATTTGTCTGGATTCAATAAGTTACGATCTATGCGCGCCGATTATATGACCTTCAAAGAAGATGGGACGATCAAAAAGGTAGTACCAACCTTAAGGGGGATAGGAACACCAACTTTAGGAGATACTATTCAGGTTGATCGCCATAATGGCATTCATCATGCTAAAGTAGAGATGGTAAGTGGGAATGAGCCTGCCGGATGGATGGTTACTGAAACGAAGATGATGAGCCATGTGCGTTTTAATCGGGTAGATTTTGGAACCGGAAAAGCCAATAAGATGAGCGCAAGAATCGCCTGTGGCCAACGGGTGGGTAATTTTGAAATTCGACTCGGGCACCCAAAAGGAGAGCTTATTGCTGATTTTTCTGTGGAACATACTGGTGGGTGGAATCAATGGATGACACTCAATACACCGATGAAACCTGTGAAGGGGGTGCATGATATTGTTGTGGTATTCAAGGGTGAGTGGGGGTCCGATAAGGTAGTGAACCTAAACTGGTTGTTGATGAGTGATGATCCAAATTTTGAACAATTGTAG
- a CDS encoding TonB-dependent receptor translates to MLLILFFFSFTGYGQSHIISGNVVSAIDNEPLPGVNIVIQNTTNGTMTDFDGKYQLNAGATDVLVFTAIGYKDQLIKVGNQSMINIKMEEDVTALEEVVVIGYGKQNVKELSGAVTRVKSDELTKISTADIGTALQGQIAGVNVQASSGAPGAASNIQIRGVSSITGSSQPLFVVDGIPQDSDPRLSNNEIESIDVLKDAASAAIYGTRGAGGVILITTKGGKAGKMKVSIDSYYGQQNITSGMPLLNFEDYLYNYMTFRTMNNYTDLDNTWTPLDLNKNDFTNSSNIMDVVQNNGASIQNHSINVSGGKDDLTYSIVGSFFSQDGVLINSGYDRYNIRSNTKYKKGRWDLHFGLGMRVEEQSYAAWNLLYDAYRYKPYQPMLDPNADNSTGAGDQSDAVVLGNMLYKLKQSDVRNGDQFNANFTATYTIAKGLTFTSRMGGSYTNNTRIRMNPPFEIYDTDGNIFTHPNFRSQIRNTSDRGTAFTMETGLNYVKKINGHTFKLLGVFSTEKYSFAQFWAERKDLVSGEIPVIGGGTSEPNAGSGINWAQNRTNTLVGMLSRFQYNYKGKYMFSASIRRDGSSRFTPENRWGIFPSASAAWNVSDEEFWKPISSFANSFKIRASIGTTGNQNFGDYSYAPTIGIGHDYPFGPEGNGGLGLGMIQEGYANPKVKWETTQQSNLGLDFGFLNNRLTFTADFYQTDKRDMLFPLLLPTSTGAGQNQSVILNVGNMTNNGIELALGWRHVGSVRWGINGTFTKNVNRITKMSGATEISYFNDGYAVNISGNRDKITAIREGYEAGAFFVMPTQGIINTEAKLAAYQEIMPNARMGDLIYVDSNEDGIIDEKDRVYGGSGMPDFELGLNANVEWKGFDLSMAWYASVGNDVINGSRMYAFMYGTHQDLLQQYSTEHQEGIYPTSRGNSHMNYRGWSDIWVEDGSFLRLRNITFGYTLPIKALQKVGVAKLRLYVAADNPITITKYQGFDPEVGGNGLATRGIDRGNFPIARQFRGGVQLNF, encoded by the coding sequence ATGTTGTTAATACTATTTTTTTTCTCCTTTACTGGGTATGGACAATCCCACATTATCAGTGGAAATGTCGTCTCTGCTATTGATAACGAGCCCTTGCCTGGGGTGAACATCGTTATTCAGAACACAACCAACGGTACGATGACCGATTTTGACGGGAAGTACCAACTCAATGCAGGCGCTACAGATGTGCTGGTGTTTACGGCCATTGGCTACAAAGATCAGCTCATTAAAGTGGGTAATCAATCGATGATTAACATCAAAATGGAAGAAGATGTTACGGCCTTGGAAGAGGTGGTGGTGATTGGTTATGGAAAACAAAATGTCAAAGAGCTTTCAGGTGCGGTAACGCGTGTTAAATCTGATGAGTTGACAAAAATTTCTACTGCCGACATCGGTACCGCCCTACAAGGTCAAATTGCTGGGGTTAACGTACAGGCAAGTTCTGGTGCGCCAGGTGCGGCCTCAAATATTCAGATTCGTGGGGTAAGTTCCATTACAGGATCAAGTCAGCCCTTATTCGTTGTTGATGGTATTCCTCAGGATTCTGATCCTCGATTAAGTAATAATGAGATTGAATCGATTGATGTATTGAAAGATGCAGCCTCTGCGGCGATCTATGGTACACGTGGTGCCGGTGGGGTAATTTTGATTACCACTAAAGGTGGTAAGGCTGGAAAGATGAAAGTGTCAATTGACAGCTATTATGGTCAGCAAAATATCACCTCAGGGATGCCTTTGCTCAACTTTGAAGATTACTTATATAATTATATGACCTTCCGTACAATGAATAATTATACGGATTTGGATAACACCTGGACTCCGCTTGATTTGAATAAGAACGATTTTACGAATTCAAGTAATATCATGGATGTTGTTCAGAATAATGGAGCATCAATTCAGAATCACAGTATTAATGTATCAGGAGGTAAAGATGATTTGACTTATAGTATTGTAGGTTCCTTCTTTTCTCAAGATGGTGTTTTAATTAATTCTGGATATGATCGATATAATATCCGAAGCAATACCAAATACAAAAAAGGAAGATGGGATCTTCATTTTGGTTTAGGTATGCGTGTAGAAGAGCAAAGTTATGCCGCTTGGAATTTACTTTATGACGCCTACAGATACAAACCGTATCAACCTATGTTAGATCCGAATGCGGATAATAGTACGGGTGCGGGAGATCAATCTGATGCTGTGGTTTTAGGGAATATGCTATATAAACTAAAACAATCAGATGTACGTAACGGAGATCAATTCAATGCCAATTTTACAGCTACTTATACCATTGCAAAGGGGCTTACATTTACATCTCGTATGGGCGGCAGTTACACGAATAACACCCGTATCAGAATGAACCCCCCATTTGAAATTTATGATACTGATGGCAACATATTTACTCATCCGAACTTTAGATCTCAAATCAGAAATACCTCTGATAGAGGGACGGCCTTTACTATGGAGACGGGGTTGAACTATGTGAAAAAGATTAATGGTCATACTTTTAAATTGTTAGGGGTATTTTCTACAGAGAAATATTCTTTTGCTCAATTTTGGGCAGAAAGGAAAGACTTGGTTTCAGGAGAAATCCCCGTAATTGGTGGTGGAACCTCTGAACCAAATGCAGGCTCAGGGATTAATTGGGCTCAGAACCGCACCAATACGTTGGTCGGTATGTTGAGTAGATTCCAATATAATTATAAGGGTAAATACATGTTCAGTGCGAGTATTCGACGAGATGGCTCTTCAAGATTTACCCCTGAAAATCGTTGGGGTATATTCCCATCAGCGTCTGCTGCATGGAACGTTTCGGATGAAGAGTTCTGGAAGCCGATTTCGTCATTTGCTAATTCGTTTAAAATTCGTGCAAGTATCGGTACCACAGGTAATCAAAATTTTGGTGATTACAGCTACGCTCCTACAATCGGTATCGGACATGATTACCCATTTGGGCCTGAAGGTAATGGCGGTTTAGGACTTGGAATGATTCAGGAAGGTTATGCTAACCCTAAAGTGAAATGGGAAACCACACAGCAATCCAATTTAGGTTTGGATTTTGGTTTCTTAAACAACCGATTAACATTTACGGCAGATTTCTATCAAACAGATAAGAGAGACATGCTTTTTCCTTTATTGTTGCCTACATCAACGGGTGCAGGACAGAACCAGAGCGTGATTCTGAATGTAGGAAACATGACCAATAATGGTATTGAGCTTGCCCTTGGCTGGCGACATGTTGGATCTGTGAGATGGGGGATCAATGGTACTTTCACCAAAAATGTCAACCGTATTACCAAGATGTCTGGAGCAACAGAAATCTCTTATTTCAATGATGGGTATGCGGTAAACATAAGTGGAAATAGAGATAAAATCACGGCTATTCGTGAAGGTTATGAAGCTGGGGCTTTCTTTGTTATGCCAACTCAGGGTATTATTAATACGGAAGCAAAATTAGCAGCTTACCAAGAAATTATGCCTAATGCCCGGATGGGGGATTTGATTTATGTGGATAGCAATGAGGATGGCATCATTGATGAAAAAGATCGTGTGTATGGCGGTAGTGGAATGCCTGATTTCGAGTTAGGTCTGAATGCCAATGTAGAATGGAAAGGGTTTGACCTGTCGATGGCTTGGTACGCTTCTGTTGGTAATGATGTGATTAATGGATCAAGAATGTATGCGTTCATGTATGGCACCCATCAAGATCTTCTGCAGCAGTATTCTACAGAACACCAAGAAGGTATTTACCCTACCTCAAGAGGAAATAGCCATATGAACTATCGTGGTTGGTCAGACATATGGGTTGAGGATGGCTCTTTCTTAAGGTTGCGAAATATCACCTTTGGCTATACCTTACCTATAAAGGCCTTGCAGAAAGTAGGGGTTGCTAAGTTGAGGCTTTATGTAGCAGCGGATAACCCGATCACTATTACAAAGTATCAAGGATTTGATCCAGAGGTCGGAGGTAATGGCTTGGCTACTCGTGGTATTGACCGAGGTAACTTCCCGATTGCAAGACAGTTTAGAGGGGGTGTACAATTGAATTTTTAA
- a CDS encoding hybrid sensor histidine kinase/response regulator transcription factor, which yields MIKHLLCLVVFTILSLHVFADFRHLSTKNGLSQNDINCVFQDSKGFVWVGTHDGLNRFDGLSIEVFHPTDKPYSIKSNLPYTIIEDKRGYLWIGSSDLGISRYDPRSQQFVNFYNDKPRHLLTSNRVTNLTFDKQGNLWVGTVDGLNKIEAESLYGEEKDLKIQQFYYNPHNPTSLHSSNIKSIYCDKYGKIWVGSAAGLQRFIPNEQNGMGAFESFENIPNIEVLGIIEGNNRIIMFNNSGVFWFDPNTDRPYEKISDLTGIRALIFSASKEIWVGTVNGLYQCTMNRQLGKLEVKEHFKHDVFKQNSISTNVIRFLTEDQNGNIWVGTNGGGINFYNPHQKKFHQFTKNTNDKSLNISKVKSLYEDRNGNLWVGLDGMGIDFLERKYFLDNNYDHFIHLVEGEEVASQRVAYDICEWKNKVYIGCGYPKKLMVFEKGIPTQKQLDQQQKRKDITNAIFCLKNDGDSILWMGSYDGGLYRQTMQANGEIKIDNFVNGSKDKHQLASKIVRSIAVDKKGNLLIGTDLGLRILPKSEKLSDQPKFEYVSMLPAKESHYILSTYVDSENNYWIGTLGKGLFKVQLGKGQSRGGKFEVSQIGKNSLSNNVIKAIVEDNYGNIWVSTNKGLNSIDMESFDTRIFSYGEGLQDNEFSENAALKQANGRLMFGGVNGVNYFFPHEIVEDRTTAPIQFTNLYVNNTLIQPQKSYRGGVILQKSITYSREITLNYYQNNFSIDFACLHFGSPENNVYKYFLEGFDDQWSKLQGQNRTIRYTNLPSGEYTLRLKGANYDGIMQDEDRTLKITVLKPWWYSHWAVSVYIILGLIILWFASRFTIISAQKKQQLIMDHFEREKLEELSQLKMMFFTNISHELRTPLTLIHGPLQKMLNMAKGNGQQVDDLQLISKNVNYLMRLINQLMDFRKVENGKMDLKVRVYDWHFVTHQALLSFQELADQKKISISFHSDQKNILGWMDLDKYEKILYNLLSNAFKFTEASGQVKVTVGLKQHENIKGVCVQVTDTGCGIPQDQQPLIFERFYQVNTLGNVKKRGTGIGLSFSKSLVELHHGTIDLESKIGEGSTFVLWFPLEKEAYDEDEIIATLDQDQKDEYYLAEEENEEIGYVETRGRKRKIPKVLIVEDNPDIRKFIVESLKENHYLYEAENGKEALEVIKTSNPDIIISDIMMPEMDGYELVKAVRNDIDYCHLPIILLTAKTEVKDQIHGFENGADAFVSKPFNPEVLIARIHSLVNGRQVMQKKFRKGVDVSPSEVTTTSMDEKFLSRLMSILEEHISNSEFTVEMLAREYGASTISINQKLKALSGQTAKSFIRTVRLKRAAQLLELDRFSVSEVTYEVGFNDLKYFRNCFKKEFGICPSQYGKKEDIPQHEEIDS from the coding sequence ATGATTAAACATTTACTCTGTCTGGTGGTATTCACCATTTTATCTCTTCATGTTTTTGCTGATTTTAGGCATTTATCTACTAAAAATGGATTATCCCAAAATGATATTAATTGTGTTTTTCAGGATAGTAAAGGCTTCGTGTGGGTAGGAACGCATGATGGCTTAAACAGATTTGATGGTTTATCAATAGAAGTGTTTCACCCAACCGATAAGCCCTATTCGATCAAGTCAAATTTACCATATACAATTATTGAGGACAAAAGGGGTTATTTATGGATTGGTTCAAGCGATTTGGGTATTTCCAGGTATGATCCAAGATCACAGCAATTCGTTAATTTTTATAATGATAAGCCAAGGCATTTGTTAACCAGTAATAGAGTTACCAACCTTACATTTGATAAGCAAGGTAACTTATGGGTTGGTACTGTTGATGGCTTAAATAAAATTGAAGCTGAATCTCTTTATGGGGAGGAGAAGGACCTTAAAATCCAACAATTTTATTATAACCCGCACAATCCAACAAGTTTACATTCCTCGAATATTAAAAGTATTTATTGTGACAAATATGGCAAAATTTGGGTAGGTTCTGCTGCAGGGCTACAACGATTTATTCCTAATGAACAAAACGGAATGGGAGCATTCGAATCCTTTGAGAATATCCCCAATATTGAAGTATTAGGAATAATTGAAGGAAATAATAGAATTATCATGTTTAATAATTCAGGAGTTTTTTGGTTTGACCCTAATACAGATAGGCCTTATGAAAAAATCTCGGATCTTACGGGCATAAGAGCGCTTATTTTCTCAGCGAGTAAGGAGATCTGGGTAGGGACGGTCAATGGTTTATATCAATGCACGATGAACCGACAGCTGGGAAAACTTGAGGTAAAGGAACACTTTAAGCATGATGTTTTTAAACAAAACAGTATCAGCACGAATGTTATTCGATTTTTGACCGAAGACCAGAATGGAAATATTTGGGTAGGAACCAATGGCGGAGGTATAAATTTTTATAACCCTCATCAAAAGAAATTTCATCAATTCACGAAAAACACAAATGATAAATCGCTAAATATCAGTAAAGTAAAAAGTTTGTACGAGGATAGGAATGGGAATTTATGGGTTGGGCTTGATGGAATGGGCATTGACTTTTTGGAGCGAAAATATTTTTTAGACAATAATTATGATCATTTCATTCACCTGGTCGAGGGTGAGGAAGTTGCCTCGCAGAGGGTTGCCTATGATATCTGTGAATGGAAGAACAAAGTGTATATAGGCTGTGGGTATCCAAAGAAATTGATGGTTTTTGAGAAAGGTATCCCAACTCAAAAACAGCTCGATCAACAACAAAAGCGGAAGGACATCACCAACGCTATTTTTTGCCTAAAGAATGATGGCGATTCAATTTTGTGGATGGGGAGTTATGATGGTGGTTTGTATCGACAAACCATGCAAGCAAATGGTGAAATCAAAATAGATAATTTTGTCAATGGCTCTAAAGATAAGCATCAGTTAGCATCAAAAATTGTTCGATCGATAGCCGTTGATAAAAAGGGTAATCTGTTAATTGGAACCGATCTGGGCTTAAGAATTTTGCCCAAAAGTGAGAAACTTAGTGATCAGCCAAAGTTTGAGTATGTGTCGATGCTGCCTGCCAAAGAAAGCCACTATATCTTAAGTACTTATGTTGATTCAGAGAATAATTATTGGATTGGCACCTTAGGAAAAGGGCTTTTTAAAGTTCAGCTTGGAAAGGGGCAAAGTAGGGGTGGAAAATTTGAGGTTAGCCAAATTGGGAAAAATTCACTGTCGAATAATGTCATTAAAGCCATAGTAGAAGATAACTACGGAAATATTTGGGTGAGTACAAACAAAGGCCTGAATAGTATTGATATGGAATCGTTTGACACTCGGATATTTTCTTACGGTGAAGGCCTACAAGATAACGAATTCTCTGAAAATGCAGCCCTTAAGCAGGCTAATGGTAGGCTAATGTTCGGAGGAGTTAATGGTGTGAACTATTTTTTTCCACATGAAATTGTAGAGGATAGAACCACCGCTCCGATACAGTTTACTAATTTATATGTAAATAATACTTTAATTCAACCTCAAAAAAGTTATAGAGGAGGAGTGATTTTACAAAAATCTATTACCTACTCTCGAGAGATCACCCTTAACTACTATCAAAATAACTTTTCTATTGATTTTGCTTGTTTACATTTTGGATCTCCGGAAAACAACGTCTATAAGTATTTTCTTGAAGGCTTTGACGATCAATGGTCAAAACTTCAAGGACAAAACAGAACCATTAGGTACACCAATTTACCTTCTGGGGAATATACCCTTAGGTTGAAAGGGGCAAATTACGATGGGATCATGCAGGATGAGGATCGAACACTTAAAATTACCGTACTGAAGCCGTGGTGGTACAGTCATTGGGCAGTTAGTGTTTACATTATTCTGGGACTGATCATCTTATGGTTTGCCTCCCGTTTTACCATTATTTCGGCACAGAAGAAGCAACAATTAATCATGGATCATTTTGAGCGAGAAAAATTGGAGGAATTGAGTCAGCTTAAAATGATGTTTTTTACCAATATATCGCATGAGTTGCGAACGCCTCTGACGCTGATTCATGGACCATTGCAAAAGATGCTAAATATGGCTAAGGGCAATGGTCAGCAGGTCGATGACCTGCAGCTTATCTCCAAAAATGTCAATTACTTGATGCGTCTAATTAATCAGCTGATGGATTTCCGTAAGGTTGAAAATGGGAAAATGGATTTGAAGGTTCGGGTTTATGATTGGCACTTTGTTACGCATCAAGCCTTGTTGTCATTTCAGGAATTAGCTGATCAAAAAAAGATAAGCATCAGTTTTCATTCAGACCAAAAAAATATCTTAGGATGGATGGATCTGGATAAATATGAAAAGATTCTTTATAACTTATTATCGAACGCTTTTAAATTTACCGAAGCATCTGGTCAGGTTAAGGTAACGGTTGGATTGAAGCAACACGAAAATATAAAAGGTGTTTGTGTACAGGTTACAGATACAGGTTGTGGTATTCCACAAGACCAGCAACCATTAATTTTTGAGCGTTTTTATCAGGTCAATACCCTGGGAAATGTAAAGAAGCGAGGAACAGGTATTGGCTTATCTTTCAGTAAATCATTGGTGGAATTGCATCATGGTACAATTGATCTTGAGAGTAAAATCGGGGAGGGAAGTACCTTTGTCTTATGGTTTCCTTTAGAAAAAGAAGCCTATGATGAGGACGAAATTATCGCCACCCTTGATCAAGATCAGAAGGACGAGTACTATCTGGCTGAGGAGGAAAATGAGGAAATTGGGTATGTGGAAACCCGTGGTAGAAAGCGTAAAATCCCCAAGGTACTTATCGTAGAAGATAATCCCGATATTCGTAAATTTATCGTGGAAAGCTTAAAAGAAAACCATTATCTTTATGAGGCTGAAAATGGTAAAGAAGCCCTTGAGGTCATAAAAACCTCGAATCCTGATATTATTATTTCAGACATCATGATGCCAGAGATGGATGGCTATGAATTGGTGAAAGCTGTTCGAAATGATATAGATTATTGTCATTTGCCGATTATATTATTGACCGCCAAAACAGAGGTCAAAGATCAGATTCATGGTTTCGAAAATGGTGCTGATGCCTTTGTGTCCAAACCGTTTAATCCAGAGGTATTAATCGCAAGGATTCATTCTTTGGTGAATGGCCGCCAAGTGATGCAAAAGAAATTCCGAAAGGGGGTTGATGTTTCACCAAGTGAAGTAACGACAACCTCGATGGATGAGAAATTCTTGTCAAGGCTAATGAGTATTTTGGAAGAACATATTTCTAATTCGGAATTTACAGTGGAAATGTTAGCACGTGAATACGGTGCTTCGACCATCAGCATTAATCAAAAACTGAAAGCTTTAAGTGGGCAGACGGCCAAAAGTTTCATTAGAACTGTTCGCTTAAAAAGAGCGGCGCAACTACTGGAATTGGATCGATTCTCAGTTTCAGAAGTCACCTATGAGGTAGGCTTTAATGACCTAAAATATTTTAGAAACTGTTTCAAAAAAGAGTTTGGCATTTGCCCATCTCAATATGGGAAGAAGGAAGATATTCCGCAGCACGAGGAGATAGATAGTTGA
- a CDS encoding RagB/SusD family nutrient uptake outer membrane protein — protein sequence MKRNIVRYILCLLFVIPMTGCEDFLTQVNPNEISTDNYWRNLRECESGLIAVYNQLRNTGMMAVGAETNRSDLAYPGYGRPNATNEYYLQTFTDGSAAVNGKWDALYKGIFRANQVIRGLNGIEDDMITDDDVEKWHILMAEARFFRGLFHFYAHSTFNFGKIIIYDFVPEEEKEFYQPLSSSEDVKAFFRADLEYAREYLPLYRTEYKDDGTPSDPQMAGRIAKGAATSILGTSYLYEEDFDKAAKYFEEVLESGVYQLAHVSENSTSHGEFNQESILEIAYDLTYKIEESPWSPKSTKNTYAAEFSPVGGWRASLPSCWLIMAFREDAPDPTDSRNIITYMGEDPSTGEPIELNRVRDYSLRTSYSLALVDDRDLPYYNATTAQAAGFNNLETGYFRKFTNWDITENETSLNQQSGINYRLLRLADIYLMYAEALIKGGNGGDVAKAIEYINEVRYRSALILLGTAPDVNHPGSSFDGITYNAKSLMDHLMYKERPLELCLEGYAIRQIDMRRWGITKRRFEDLSKQIYHGENYEFIDQDGAVQTRWGSVLTEGPNSGFPEKNMIDFQEAATNYNERMHSYFPIPNSETTANPNL from the coding sequence ATGAAAAGAAATATTGTCAGATATATCCTATGCCTCTTGTTCGTGATTCCCATGACAGGTTGTGAGGATTTTTTAACCCAGGTCAATCCCAATGAGATCTCGACAGATAACTACTGGAGGAACCTTAGGGAGTGTGAAAGTGGGTTGATTGCAGTTTATAATCAACTTCGAAATACGGGTATGATGGCGGTAGGCGCTGAAACCAACCGTAGTGATTTAGCTTATCCTGGTTACGGAAGGCCGAACGCAACAAATGAATATTACCTACAAACATTTACTGATGGCTCTGCCGCTGTTAATGGAAAGTGGGATGCTCTTTATAAAGGAATTTTTCGTGCTAATCAGGTCATCCGAGGACTTAATGGTATTGAAGATGACATGATTACGGATGATGATGTTGAAAAATGGCATATATTGATGGCTGAAGCTCGTTTCTTTCGGGGCTTATTCCATTTTTATGCACATTCTACCTTTAATTTTGGAAAGATAATCATCTATGATTTTGTGCCAGAGGAGGAAAAAGAGTTCTACCAGCCACTAAGTTCGTCCGAGGATGTGAAGGCATTTTTCAGAGCGGATTTAGAATATGCCAGGGAATACTTACCGCTGTACCGAACAGAATACAAAGATGATGGGACACCATCAGATCCGCAAATGGCGGGTCGTATTGCCAAAGGGGCGGCTACATCAATTTTGGGAACGAGTTATCTGTATGAGGAGGATTTTGATAAAGCAGCAAAGTACTTTGAAGAAGTACTCGAGAGTGGTGTGTACCAATTAGCGCATGTGAGTGAGAACAGTACGTCACATGGGGAATTTAATCAGGAATCGATATTGGAGATTGCCTATGACTTGACGTACAAAATTGAAGAGTCACCATGGTCACCAAAAAGCACCAAAAACACTTATGCCGCTGAGTTTAGTCCTGTTGGGGGATGGAGAGCAAGCCTTCCAAGTTGTTGGTTGATTATGGCTTTCAGAGAAGATGCACCTGACCCAACAGATTCAAGAAATATAATTACATATATGGGGGAGGACCCTTCCACCGGCGAGCCAATTGAATTGAATCGTGTAAGAGATTATTCTCTTAGAACCTCCTATTCCCTTGCGCTTGTTGACGATCGAGATCTTCCTTATTATAACGCTACGACAGCGCAGGCGGCAGGATTTAATAATTTAGAAACTGGCTATTTTAGAAAGTTCACCAATTGGGATATTACTGAGAACGAAACCAGTCTAAATCAGCAATCTGGTATCAATTATAGGTTATTGCGTTTGGCCGACATCTACCTGATGTACGCTGAAGCATTAATCAAAGGAGGTAACGGAGGTGATGTTGCTAAGGCGATCGAATACATTAATGAAGTTAGGTATCGTTCTGCTTTGATATTATTAGGGACCGCTCCGGATGTTAACCACCCAGGTTCTTCATTTGACGGGATTACGTACAATGCAAAATCTTTAATGGATCATCTGATGTATAAAGAACGACCATTGGAGCTTTGTTTGGAGGGGTATGCTATTCGTCAAATAGATATGCGCCGTTGGGGAATCACTAAAAGAAGGTTTGAAGATTTATCAAAACAGATATATCACGGAGAAAATTATGAATTTATCGATCAAGATGGTGCGGTTCAGACCCGTTGGGGATCTGTTCTGACGGAAGGTCCAAATTCTGGATTTCCTGAGAAAAATATGATCGATTTTCAGGAGGCAGCGACGAATTATAACGAAAGGATGCACTCTTATTTTCCAATTCCAAATAGTGAGACTACTGCTAACCCAAATCTTTAA